The proteins below are encoded in one region of Aquisphaera giovannonii:
- a CDS encoding carbon starvation CstA family protein has product MTLHHAMPIMIGVLAILAIAYRYYSAFLAARVAALDDSQATPAHRFKDGQNFEPTNRWVLFGHHFAAISGAGPLIGPVLAVQFGFLPGLIWLVVGVCLAGAVQDMMVLALSTKRSGQSLASLARTEIGRPAGIAAGLAILYIIIIALAGLGIVVVKALGGEEIPMKAGTRLVYPEGAEHRSRIFAGGPRLVSIPPGTKYRFGDAPEQTMTFFEPFDLSVPMKSWLKTAPDGVGVIVPEDAKRLVPGSAWGTFTIAATIPIALFVGLYMYKIRPGKVLEASILGGVLVVGATVAGAFIKGSPLEPYLTLSRDATVFSLAGYGFVAAVLPVWLLLCPRDYISSFLKIGTIALIVLGVVAANPKLEAPPISPFFANGGGPNLDGPVFPYVFICIMCGAISGFHALVSSGTTPKMVDRESDVRMIGYGAMLMEGLVGVVALIAAAALPNAMYYDINIDLGKRPDFMIKHPDFAQFLKASERDPDGGHDAGQGAAGGAAGKAAPSELAVMEGDVRESLHGRTGGAVTLAVGMARIFEQALPGFRGLIAYWYHFAIMFEALFILTTIDAGTRIARFLVQEFLGRAYKPLGDLESLPAAMLATGLVVFGWGYFIYTGSVDTIWPMFGMANQLLAVIALAVVTTGLVNSGRRKYAWATLLPLLFVGTTTTTAGYYEITGKFWRMVQAGDKVRGWLNIGLTAMLLICAAVILATAAVRWIKGPAAAVEGVAGPAVTKA; this is encoded by the coding sequence ATGACTCTCCACCACGCGATGCCGATCATGATCGGGGTGCTGGCGATCCTGGCGATCGCCTACCGATACTACAGCGCCTTCCTGGCCGCCCGGGTCGCGGCGCTGGACGACTCGCAAGCGACCCCCGCGCACCGGTTCAAGGACGGCCAGAACTTCGAGCCGACGAACCGCTGGGTCCTCTTCGGCCACCACTTCGCGGCGATCTCCGGGGCCGGGCCGCTGATCGGCCCGGTGCTCGCCGTCCAGTTCGGGTTCCTGCCGGGCCTCATCTGGCTCGTCGTGGGCGTCTGCCTCGCGGGCGCCGTGCAGGACATGATGGTGCTGGCCCTGTCGACGAAGCGGTCCGGCCAGAGCCTGGCGAGCCTCGCCCGGACCGAGATCGGCCGGCCCGCGGGGATCGCCGCCGGGCTCGCGATCCTCTACATCATCATCATCGCCCTCGCCGGCCTGGGGATCGTGGTGGTCAAGGCGCTCGGCGGCGAGGAGATCCCCATGAAGGCGGGGACCCGGCTCGTCTACCCCGAAGGCGCGGAGCACCGGTCGAGGATCTTCGCCGGCGGCCCGAGGCTCGTCTCGATCCCGCCGGGCACGAAGTACCGCTTCGGCGACGCGCCGGAGCAGACGATGACCTTCTTCGAGCCCTTCGACCTGTCCGTCCCGATGAAGTCCTGGCTGAAGACCGCGCCCGACGGCGTGGGAGTCATCGTGCCGGAGGACGCCAAGCGGCTCGTGCCCGGGTCGGCCTGGGGGACCTTCACCATCGCCGCGACGATCCCGATCGCGCTCTTCGTCGGGCTGTACATGTACAAGATCCGGCCGGGGAAGGTGCTTGAAGCGTCGATCCTCGGCGGCGTGCTCGTGGTCGGGGCGACGGTGGCCGGGGCGTTCATCAAGGGGTCGCCGCTGGAGCCGTACCTGACGCTCAGCCGGGACGCCACGGTGTTCTCGCTGGCCGGGTACGGGTTCGTCGCGGCGGTGCTGCCGGTCTGGCTGCTTCTCTGCCCGCGGGACTACATCTCCAGCTTCCTCAAGATCGGCACGATCGCGCTCATCGTGCTCGGCGTGGTGGCGGCCAACCCCAAGCTCGAGGCGCCGCCCATCAGCCCCTTCTTCGCCAACGGCGGCGGGCCGAACCTGGACGGGCCGGTCTTCCCCTACGTCTTCATCTGCATCATGTGCGGGGCCATCTCCGGCTTCCACGCGCTCGTCTCGTCGGGGACGACGCCGAAGATGGTGGACCGCGAGTCGGACGTCCGGATGATCGGCTATGGCGCGATGCTGATGGAGGGCCTCGTGGGCGTCGTCGCCCTGATCGCCGCCGCGGCCCTGCCGAACGCGATGTATTACGACATCAACATCGACCTGGGCAAGCGGCCGGACTTCATGATCAAGCATCCGGACTTCGCCCAGTTCCTGAAGGCCTCGGAGCGCGACCCCGACGGCGGCCACGATGCGGGGCAGGGGGCCGCGGGCGGGGCGGCCGGCAAGGCCGCGCCGAGCGAGCTGGCGGTCATGGAGGGCGACGTCCGGGAGTCGCTCCACGGCCGGACCGGCGGCGCGGTCACGCTGGCCGTCGGCATGGCCCGGATCTTCGAGCAGGCGCTGCCCGGCTTCCGCGGCCTGATTGCGTACTGGTATCACTTCGCGATCATGTTCGAGGCGCTGTTCATCCTGACGACGATCGACGCCGGGACGCGGATCGCCCGGTTCCTGGTGCAGGAGTTCCTGGGAAGGGCCTACAAGCCGCTCGGCGACCTGGAGTCGCTCCCGGCCGCGATGCTGGCGACCGGCCTGGTCGTCTTCGGCTGGGGCTACTTCATCTACACCGGCTCGGTGGACACGATCTGGCCGATGTTCGGCATGGCCAACCAGCTCCTGGCGGTGATCGCCCTGGCCGTCGTCACGACGGGGCTGGTGAACTCCGGCCGGCGGAAGTACGCGTGGGCGACGCTCCTGCCGCTCCTCTTCGTCGGGACGACGACGACCACGGCCGGCTACTACGAGATCACCGGCAAGTTCTGGCGGATGGTCCAGGCCGGCGATAAGGTGCGCGGGTGGCTCAACATCGGGCTCACCGCGATGCTGCTCATCTGCGCGGCGGTCATCCTGGCGACGGCCGCGGTGCGGTGGATCAAGGGCCCCGCGGCGGCCGTAGAAGGCGTCGCGGGGCCCGCGGTGACGAAGGCCTGA